The following are encoded together in the Thermosipho japonicus genome:
- a CDS encoding GGDEF domain-containing protein, with protein sequence MSEYEKMTREELIAKIKELEDEVLFLKSRQNELEGLLNEYSEIVKKQFEAFDDFIKDLGTKRMVDPLTRVYSKEHILKLISYYHQKAFEENFEYAIVMIKLLDINSKEDFEKEQIIITLGKVLREAVRVPLDSIGRYSYDSFLVLLTEITKENAETVKNRIEHLIELKIPDVKFEIKMAVYPHDSTSLEELLNIVKA encoded by the coding sequence ATGAGTGAATACGAAAAAATGACAAGAGAAGAGTTGATAGCAAAAATTAAAGAACTTGAAGATGAAGTTTTGTTTTTAAAATCGAGACAAAATGAACTTGAAGGACTTTTAAATGAATATTCAGAGATAGTGAAAAAGCAATTTGAAGCTTTTGACGATTTTATTAAGGATCTTGGAACGAAAAGAATGGTTGATCCACTTACTCGTGTATATTCAAAAGAACACATTTTAAAATTGATAAGCTATTATCATCAAAAAGCATTTGAAGAGAATTTTGAATATGCGATAGTGATGATCAAACTTTTAGATATTAATAGTAAAGAGGACTTTGAAAAAGAACAGATTATAATTACATTAGGTAAAGTTCTTAGAGAAGCAGTAAGAGTGCCACTTGATAGCATAGGAAGATATTCTTATGACTCTTTCTTGGTACTTTTAACAGAGATTACAAAAGAAAATGCTGAAACCGTAAAAAATAGGATAGAACACCTTATTGAATTGAAAATTCCAGATGTAAAATTTGAAATTAAAATGGCAGTTTATCCACATGATTCAACAAGTTTAGAAGAATTATTAAATATAGTAAAAGCATAA